Proteins from a genomic interval of Musa acuminata AAA Group cultivar baxijiao chromosome BXJ1-9, Cavendish_Baxijiao_AAA, whole genome shotgun sequence:
- the LOC135594183 gene encoding uncharacterized protein LOC135594183 produces the protein MQETKSPRLRKPWYRRVMEVIILWKAIAKAPAVESNDGVSPNSTKPKLRKCTSLKAASSFTRVCLCAPISSYNEVFRADVPPRRSYSCPTSKSFATAPARQMMSTRSFVEGRRVFRGKSLTDDIMMRRFVAEEEAMMQLRRRNQMEFVRKRNAMRRRKKIGPSPLRRMVMAGED, from the exons ATGCAGGAGACGAAGAGTCCACGGCTCAG AAAGCCGTGGTACCGAAGAGTGATGGAGGTCATTATTCTGTGGAAGGCCATAGCAAAAGCTCCGGCGGTGGAATCAAACGATGGAGTCTCACCGAACTCCACCAAGCCAAAGCTAAGGAAATGCACCTCCTTGAAGGCAGCATCTTCCTTCACTCGAGTCTGTCTCTGTGCTCCAATCTCTTCCTACAATGAGGTGTTTCGGGCCGACGTCCCGCCGCGAAGAAGCTACAGCTGCCCGACGTCGAAATCTTTTGCAACGGCACCGGCTCGGCAGATGATGAGCACGAGGAGTTTTGTGGAAGGGAGGAGAGTGTTCAGGGGGAAGTCACTGACAGATGACATCATGATGAGGAGGTTTGTGGCGGAGGAGGAAGCCATGATGCAGCTgaggaggaggaatcagatggaGTTTGTGAGGAAGAGGAATGccatgaggaggaggaagaagatcggGCCGAGTCCTCTCAGGAGGATGGTGATGGCTGGAGAAGATTAA